A window of Pseudobacteriovorax antillogorgiicola contains these coding sequences:
- a CDS encoding D-Ala-D-Ala carboxypeptidase family metallohydrolase: MRAAYRTNLLAILELQLCAARNRTSTWDPWVPGPHYKWRTIINEKNEYLTDNFTLAEISCPCGNCEARIDNRHLFKIQALRDIIGKPFKVNSWFRCLTYNRTLAGSSEQSKHVFGKATDISTRGWPDDEIMNLISKAYLLGFKGIGIYPTFVHLDSREGEFRMWVGE; the protein is encoded by the coding sequence GTGCGAGCGGCGTATCGAACCAACCTGCTGGCTATATTAGAGCTACAGCTTTGTGCTGCAAGAAATAGAACTTCTACTTGGGACCCTTGGGTCCCAGGACCTCATTACAAGTGGAGAACAATCATCAACGAGAAAAATGAGTACTTAACCGATAACTTCACGCTGGCAGAGATATCTTGTCCGTGTGGTAACTGCGAAGCAAGAATTGATAACCGTCATTTGTTCAAGATACAGGCCCTTCGCGACATCATAGGTAAACCCTTTAAGGTCAACAGCTGGTTTCGCTGTCTGACCTATAATAGGACCCTAGCTGGAAGCTCCGAACAATCGAAGCACGTCTTTGGCAAGGCGACCGACATCTCAACTCGGGGATGGCCTGATGATGAGATCATGAACCTTATCTCGAAAGCCTACCTGCTGGGATTTAAGGGGATTGGGATCTATCCGACTTTTGTTCATCTTGATTCACGGGAGGGGGAGTTTAGGATGTGGGTTGGCGAGTGA
- a CDS encoding collagen-like protein gives MKKLIGLTLLSTAALGSDFPKDSGYIEGGRSLGEYSDIVNYYPGEGIVVRRKPSDMRECTNGDDCPAVVIIDPDTGRINLLGDVNMRSLYIGESPIVNSQGDWLGNIGNLKGEKGDKGNTGPKGNPGRDAEPCKVLADRISCGTTEVLLSSLKGPQGKQGPKGPAGAQGPQGPKGEKGDKGDTGAKGDPGPQGKVGPQGPKGPSGGAGSKGPKGDKGDSCYFDMPALKIRCGSTSINLSEITGPKGPKGDKGDTGAPGAKGPKGDKGAQGPAGPSGPKGPKGDKGDKGPAGPSGPKGDKGDKGDQGIPGKTGKGGLPGRKGDKGDKGDKGDPGTKIIESCRVVRGSSKSRSRTAKAVCASNEFVLTGGCSINTENYQYGPSINQPVLIAGNNYWSCASGVSNQPAGYIRATALCCKK, from the coding sequence ATGAAAAAACTAATTGGATTAACGCTGCTATCGACAGCAGCACTTGGAAGTGATTTTCCAAAAGACTCGGGCTACATCGAAGGAGGGAGAAGCCTCGGCGAGTACTCTGATATCGTCAACTACTACCCTGGCGAGGGGATTGTAGTCAGGCGAAAGCCAAGCGACATGAGAGAATGCACAAATGGCGATGACTGCCCGGCTGTCGTGATCATTGATCCCGATACAGGCCGCATCAATCTACTGGGAGATGTGAACATGCGCTCCCTTTACATCGGTGAAAGCCCCATCGTTAATAGCCAAGGGGACTGGCTTGGCAACATCGGAAACCTTAAAGGCGAGAAGGGCGACAAAGGCAATACTGGCCCCAAGGGTAATCCTGGACGTGATGCCGAGCCCTGTAAGGTACTCGCCGATCGCATTAGCTGCGGGACTACAGAGGTATTACTCTCTTCCCTTAAGGGTCCCCAAGGGAAACAAGGTCCCAAAGGACCAGCCGGAGCTCAGGGACCACAAGGGCCAAAGGGAGAAAAGGGTGACAAAGGTGACACCGGAGCCAAAGGTGATCCCGGACCACAGGGCAAAGTAGGACCCCAGGGACCAAAAGGCCCAAGTGGTGGTGCCGGATCGAAAGGTCCGAAAGGTGACAAAGGTGATAGCTGCTACTTCGATATGCCAGCCCTAAAAATTAGATGTGGCTCCACTTCAATCAACCTTAGCGAGATCACGGGTCCTAAAGGTCCAAAAGGCGACAAGGGCGACACTGGAGCTCCAGGGGCGAAAGGACCGAAGGGTGATAAAGGTGCTCAGGGTCCTGCCGGTCCCTCAGGACCAAAGGGCCCCAAAGGCGATAAGGGTGACAAAGGACCAGCCGGCCCTTCAGGGCCTAAAGGGGATAAGGGAGATAAAGGTGACCAGGGCATTCCCGGCAAAACTGGCAAGGGAGGTCTTCCTGGTAGAAAGGGTGATAAAGGCGACAAGGGGGATAAGGGCGACCCCGGAACAAAAATAATCGAATCCTGTCGTGTCGTTCGAGGTAGCTCAAAAAGTCGATCGCGAACCGCTAAAGCAGTTTGTGCTTCCAATGAGTTTGTATTGACTGGCGGTTGCTCTATAAACACTGAAAACTACCAATACGGACCTAGCATCAATCAGCCTGTGCTGATCGCTGGCAATAACTATTGGAGCTGTGCGAGCGGCGTATCGAACCAACCTGCTGGCTATATTAGAGCTACAGCTTTGTGCTGCAAGAAATAG
- a CDS encoding phage late control D family protein — protein sequence MKASYRIESPRGDITPEIRSRLIELTITDESGGISDACSLVLSDEPELIERPQAGDTLRVALGYEEVLIEMGRFTLKPIEAKGYPSQLKLTATAIAGAKSLLSKKERSWNNQSIGDIAREIAAENGLTAAVSSYFDGIKIKHIDQHESDSSFLSRIAEIYDGVYKPFEDRLILIKKGESETASGRKIEPITISRVKDYSLSTSTEKTYTGVKAFYWDERLAERKEVLEGAEESVFEIDFLMTDKAMAESIAASKLQKLERESSKLTLTVTGNQELFAERKAEISGVRPDVDGTWLITKVTHTLNASGYISKVELERTSE from the coding sequence TTGAAAGCAAGTTATCGGATCGAGTCGCCAAGGGGCGATATCACTCCAGAAATCAGATCACGGCTTATTGAGCTTACCATCACCGATGAATCAGGGGGCATAAGCGATGCCTGCTCCCTGGTCCTTTCGGATGAGCCAGAGCTTATCGAGCGGCCCCAGGCTGGCGATACCCTTAGGGTGGCTCTTGGCTATGAGGAAGTCCTCATTGAGATGGGGCGTTTCACCCTAAAGCCTATCGAAGCTAAGGGCTATCCAAGTCAGCTTAAACTCACCGCTACCGCCATCGCTGGAGCAAAGAGTCTTCTTAGCAAAAAGGAGAGGTCTTGGAACAATCAAAGCATCGGCGATATAGCCCGCGAGATCGCAGCGGAGAATGGCCTTACGGCAGCGGTTTCAAGCTACTTTGATGGCATAAAGATCAAACACATCGACCAGCATGAAAGTGATAGCTCGTTTCTAAGCCGAATCGCTGAGATCTATGACGGGGTCTATAAGCCCTTTGAAGATAGGCTCATCCTCATCAAAAAAGGGGAATCAGAAACGGCATCTGGCCGAAAGATCGAACCCATAACGATCAGCCGAGTCAAAGACTATTCCCTGAGCACTTCCACTGAAAAGACTTATACGGGCGTTAAAGCCTTCTACTGGGATGAGCGGCTAGCCGAGCGCAAGGAAGTCCTTGAAGGGGCTGAAGAGAGCGTCTTTGAGATCGACTTTCTTATGACTGATAAGGCCATGGCCGAGAGTATTGCGGCCTCAAAACTTCAAAAGCTTGAGCGGGAAAGCTCAAAGCTAACCCTAACAGTGACAGGAAACCAAGAGCTTTTCGCTGAGCGAAAGGCTGAGATATCTGGGGTACGACCTGATGTTGATGGCACCTGGCTCATTACAAAAGTAACCCACACGCTTAATGCGAGCGGATATATTTCTAAAGTTGAACTTGAAAGGACTAGCGAATGA
- a CDS encoding tail protein X, with amino-acid sequence MAKLYRLKDGDEIDALIYEEYGFTAGAFEEVLRANQKILGLFPRGRYELGQGVDYLLLPELKQATQRKKIVRLFT; translated from the coding sequence ATGGCTAAGCTCTACCGCCTAAAAGACGGCGATGAGATCGATGCCCTTATCTATGAGGAGTATGGTTTTACCGCGGGAGCCTTTGAAGAGGTCCTTCGTGCCAACCAAAAGATCTTAGGGCTTTTTCCCCGCGGCAGATACGAGCTAGGCCAAGGGGTAGATTACCTTCTCCTTCCAGAACTTAAACAAGCAACTCAGAGGAAAAAGATTGTGAGGCTATTTACTTGA
- a CDS encoding phage tail protein, whose translation MALPIIRKTYLLKLGDFVFEGDTAPFSKLSRSSDFRWKSLEIFGEAPRYQYLGPGEDRFTISGAYYPFHRGGMEPMERLREKAGMGEPHRLIYANEKVGENMGLWIILSIKETRTHFLPDGSPRKIEFQIEIKRYG comes from the coding sequence TTGGCGCTTCCCATTATTAGAAAGACCTACCTTTTAAAGCTCGGCGACTTTGTTTTTGAAGGGGATACCGCCCCCTTTTCAAAACTAAGCCGGAGCAGCGATTTTCGCTGGAAGTCCCTTGAGATCTTTGGCGAGGCACCTCGCTACCAATACCTAGGTCCAGGTGAGGACAGGTTCACTATTTCAGGCGCCTACTACCCCTTCCACAGAGGCGGCATGGAACCCATGGAGCGGCTTAGAGAAAAGGCAGGGATGGGAGAGCCACACCGCCTTATCTACGCCAATGAGAAGGTAGGCGAGAATATGGGCCTTTGGATCATTCTATCCATCAAGGAAACGAGGACTCATTTTCTACCGGATGGCTCGCCGAGAAAGATTGAGTTTCAGATCGAGATCAAACGCTATGGCTAA